The following nucleotide sequence is from Ochotona princeps isolate mOchPri1 chromosome 24, mOchPri1.hap1, whole genome shotgun sequence.
GTCTCCTCTGCCTGTGTCTAGGTTTTAGGGCGTTCTGAGAGTGCCGGCTTTGTTCAGCATGTCAAAGTGGCTGAAGGCGCACATGTTAACGTGTTTACAGTCATCTTAGCCCTTTAGGCACGGAGGCAAAAtgtaagaaaatgagagaaatcaaatgttttgttttatttgtttttcctttttacttcaAGGTCCTTATGTTATGCTCAGTGTTGCAACAAAAATTTTCCAAGAATTGGTGGAAGGTGTGTTTTACATACATAACATGGGCATCCTGCACAGAGACCTGAAGGTAAGTGAGGCTGGCCGAGCCCTGACACTGATGGCTTTGTGttggcgtggcgtggcgtggcgttGCGGGCGTGGCGTGGGCTCGCTGAGCTGCAGGAGACTGTGAGGCGTGGTGCACTCCCGTCACTTTGCTGTAAATGGCTGTCACACGGCACGGTGGAGCGTGAAGCCTTGGGTGGTATTTAGAAACAGTTGTTCTGGGCGTCTGAGAATTCTCTGTACTATTTTTCCAGCTCGTCACAATGCTCTGAATCCTGGTATAATTCATGACAGGCGATGCACTCAATGCTCATCAAGACACTCGCAGTCTTAGGACCCGAGTGCTTTGGCcgtctctgctgtctcccaggcacacgtgcaggaagctggatctagaCCAGAAGTGCGCTGAGTCCCACGCATGCTGCTTGCAGACATCCCGAGCGTGGCTTAACCTGCCCCGCGCCATTACCTGGCCCAGGCAGGAGTGCTAAATTAATTTGCTTACCTTTCAGTTAAAATTAAATCACAGAAAGGACATTTAAAGGGAATTTAGAAGGACTAGCATTATGTTGCTGTGGGTTacaccactgcctgtgatgccagcatcccgtatgagcccCGGGCTGAGTCCGGGCTGCTGTGCTCCTTGGTCCAgacccctgctgatgtgcctgggaaggacgcttagatggaattcctggcccctggctttggcctgtcccagccctggttatGGGAGATCTCAGATTCTTCtgctgtctttgtaactctgtttttcaagtaaataaatcttttaaaagttagtTTTGGTGGTTAGTTGTTAAGTGCTGGCAGGCGGCAGGTGGCAGCTAAGGGACGTGGGTGCCTACTACCCACATGGAGAACTCGGCTGAGTTCTaaggctcctggattcatcctggtccagccctagctgttgcagggtttgagcagtgaaccagtgtatagaagctttttctctctcctctttcaaagaaaacaaaccaatacatagagtagtttttaaaaagttagcatATAAATCACTTTATTAATTAAGAAGCATGGGTTTGTACCTTTGGGGTATGAAAACGATGAGCTCCGTATTTCCGAGTTCGTGGCCACCGAGTGTAGCTGGGCGGCAGGTTCCTGGTGCCGGGCCTTGCTCGCTTACCTGAGGAGGCGCGCCACGTCCTGGCAGCCATAGACAGAGTTCCAGAGCTTGTCAGGCAGCAGCTGCCTGAGCTGCTGCTTGCGCTTCTCGCCGTACGTGTTCCTGATGTTCCTTTTACAGATGTCCTGGAGGGGCCAAGGCTTTTTCGATAGCCTGGTCAGAGTCTGTCTGAGGCGGTGGAACTGGGGCAGCCTGATGACTGCGGGGAGGACGCCTTGGTGGTTGGTCAGCCTCAGAGGGTAGGTGCGCCCCAGCAGTTTGGACAGAACGGCGGCCCCCCCCATGTTGGAGGGGCGTTGCAGGAACATGTAGACTGGGGACTCGCCCTTGTTGGTCAGGATGTTGACGTCAGCTTCAAAATCAAGGAGGAGCTCAATGACGGCCTGTCGGCCTCCGTAGCACGCCTCGTGGAGCGACGTCTGCCCCTGGTGGTCCTGCGCGTTGACCTGGGCTCCGTGGGTCAGCAGCAGGCGGATGCAGTTTACCCCCGCGTCCAGCACCTGGCCCGCCTTGCTGGACGCCGTGCACACGGCCAGCTTCAGGGCTGTGTACCCCGTGGAGGAGACGGCACAGTTGACGTTGGCGCCACAGGCAATGAGCATCTCTACCATGGCCGCGTTCAGAGCTTTGGCAGCAATGTGAAGGGGCGTCATGTAGGCCTCCCCAGCATCCTTGGCAGGGCTGTCGCTGTGGGGCAGAATGGAGAGACTGGGCCCTTGTGTCTCCGGGCCCTTGTTGCCTTTGTCCACCTGGGCGTTAACCTGAGCCCCGTGTTCGCACAGGATGCGTAGGCACAGCACAGCATTTCTCTGAATGTCTATGTGGGTTTTTTGCATTGTGGCATCTGACGTGGTCCACGTGCTGGAAGTGATTGGCCACTGCAGCAGAATCAAGTGCAGTGTGGTCCGGCCTTTGTCGTCCCTGGAGTGGGCATTGAGGACACGTCACACTTGGTTCAATGAGAAGGACTGAAAGTAACACTGCTTAGTTAAAGAAATGTTTCAACATCTGTATGGCTGCTTTATGTCTTACACATCACAGGCTTGTGGGGAGGAGGGTGTGTGGCGATTCTAACACCCCAAGTCTGGGGGCAGCCGGGGAGCAGCCTGTTTGGGCTTGGTTGCTCTGGCCAGCACTGCAGCCCCTGAGGGCCATGGCCAGGCCCAGTGCCTTCTTGCCACGTGCCTGTCAGCAGTGAGAACCTGGTGTACACTGATGGGGCCAACTGCTGTATGTTCTGGCATTGCTTCCCATTTCTCAGAACTGTCTATCTCATCTAGCTGGCAAGGAAGTCGGAGTGTTGAAAATAGCTCAGTTTGTAGTCCATAAGGAGGGAGCAGGTCCTTGcactggggaggggagggtagcATCTGCACCGGAAGTCTGTACTGCAACATCAGCTTACCTGATATCCGGGTCAGCACCGTGTTCCAGCAGGCACAGCAAGCTCTGAGCCTTGTGGTAACCAGCAGCCAGGTGAATGGGGACCGCGAGCTCGGTCTGCTCGGGAGAAAGCAGGTACATTAGAGAGCCCTTGGGGGGCAAAAGTCATCTTTGGTTTAGCTTGACCTTGATAGTGGGAAGTGCACTGGGAACTTCATTTGTTTGTTAGATTAATTTACTTTTCttcgaaagacagagagacagagcttccatctgctggtttattcctcaagttgccacaacagccaaagtttagccaatctgaaaccaggagccggagcttcttctgggtctcccgtgcgggtgcagggtcccaaggctttgggccgtcctcggctgctttcccaggccacaaacagggagctggatgggaagtggagcagccaggacacaacagatgcccatttgggatcccggtgggtgcaaggcaaggattcagctgcTGAGCCATGAGACCTGGCCTAGATCTGCATTTTGAAGAAACACAAGGTGGGGGTGGCAAAGCTCAGAACTTTGGCACTGATGATAATTGCTATGGTAGCCTTTAGTCTAGATGAACTCACAAGGACAGTGACAAGTAGGTGCTGTTTTCTGGCTTTGCCGAAGTCGTGTGCATACTATCAGCAACGAAGTTTGCATGTTCAGGCTTTTAAAGATAATGCAGCATGGGACTGGCACGATGGCGTCTGTAAGTGTGGGCGTTCCCTATGggaactggttcgtgtcctggctcctccagtcccgtcctgctccctgcctgtggcctgggaatgcagtcaaggatggctcaaagccttgggaccctgcacctgcgtgggagacctggaggaagctcctggctcctccagtcccatccagctccctgcctgtgtcctgggaatgcagtcaaggacggctcaaagccttgggaccctgcacctgcgtgggagacctggaagacgctcctgactcCTAGATTTGGGTTGACCCCACTCTGGCCTtgggaccatctggggagtgaaccaatggacggaagatctttctgtttctccatgtctgtaaatctgcctttgcagtaagtatgaataaatcttaaaaaaaagaaagaagacgcAGCACCATGATGAGCTATTTATGCCAGTTGAGAAAATACATATGTAACCAGTAGTTGTCTACAGCGCAGGGTAAGAGAGGAGAGCGAAAGGAGGGTGACTTCCTGTTGGAAAACTTTTTTCATCGTTAAGGAAACACTCATTGCATACAAACTTAGAAAACAGAAATGCACatgttaaacagaaaaaaataattccacCACAGACGTAATCTCCAAGGGTATGTGTGAGAGAGTGACACGTCTCAGCTAgcagtgtgtgggtggggggcagggggctgcAGGTTTGAGAGTACTGCTCCGGGTGTGTGGAGGGCCTGGCTGGCGCCTGGCCTGTGGCCTTGGACGGGCAGTGTGGGTCCGGCGAGCACCCGGAGGCGGTGCTTGGTGCACTTCCCTGCGTCTGGTACCTGAGCCAGCATGAGTTTGTAGATGGAGGAGGTGGCCAGCACGGTGATGGGCTGGTTCACTGGGTGGCTTCGCAGGAGCACCCTGATGGCAGCGCGGTCTTCCTTGAGGATGGCCTTGTAGAGTTTGTGGTGCAGCGTGGGGATGGTGGGCCGGGTCTTCTGGGCTGGGCTCCGGGCGGCCCCCCGCGCTCGGCTTCCCCTCCCGATCAGGTTGCCCATGAGTGAGCAGCAGACAGAGTGCGTTCAGGTGACCGTGCTGCTGCAGAATGGCCACCTGCTGTCCTTGTGATGGCTTCTCCAGTTCCGTTCTAGAACCCTTCTAGAACGTCTGAGACTTGTATCCGCATACATGGTTCATTTATGTTTTAGAGCCAGTCTTTTTCCAACTTTTCTCACTGATCATATGGTGTCAGATGTCAGCATAGTTTTTCGTGTTTTTCACAAAGCCATAAAAAACATTCAGATTGGCATCTTAcacttaaaatgatttattttcttttccattccatTTCACCTGTATGTCAAACAACTCACAAAATTGGGAATTTATACTGtgattacaataaaaatagaagatGACTACATTTAAAGTAAGAATGTTTCCTGTATCTGGGCTTTCCGTGGGGTCTTCCCTGCCCCGTGTAGGCGCAGCTTGTCACTTACCTAAGAAGTGCTCAGCTGGCCATGGCTTGAGTCTGAGTCAGGTGCGTGCCCTCGTAGGATTTGCAGTGCTGGCTTGAAGAGGAAGGCTGTCTGGGGTACCAGACGTTAATGATACCAGAGTTTTCAGGACAAAGCTCACAGCCTGATTTGTTAGAGTTGTGGGTGATGGTGTGCTGGCAGGGCGGGGAAGCCCTTGGGGATACAGTGTGCTCTCCCCTTATGGCTCTCGGCCTTGAAGCAACCACAtcactgtattttatttcatttttaagatttgtattgggcttggcagcgtggcctagtggctaaggtcctcaccttgatcccatatggccgctggttctaatcccggtggctccacttcctctctatccctccttctctcagtatatctgactttgtaataataaaaataaaataaatctttaaaaaaaaattcgtatttatttgaaaggcagcagatagaggagagacatagagatcttctatccactggttcaaatcccccAACCGCCAAATGgctacactggccagagctgagctgatctgaagctgggatctgggAATTTGTTCTGGCCTTCCCTGTTGGTGCGgagacccagggccttgggtcttcttccactgcctttctggtCCATAAggcgagagctggatgggaagtagagaagctgggacctgaaccggtgcccatgtggggttgtggcatgtgcaagctgaggattcagtcactgaaccattgtgctgggccttggGGAGTGGCTTTTTAGGACTcaaatatgcatttaaatttaGAACTtactcaaaatttaaaatttgaggCATAGAgaatgagcttccatctgctggttcgcttcccagatACCCACAGTGGTCTGGACTTGGTCCAGTCTGAGAGCTGTGAAAGTAATCTTACTTCCCAtggtacctgctgcctcctcccatgGCCGCTGCTCATGGGAAGGTGGaatgagctggagctgagactcaaacccaggcactgtggtagGCGAAGCAGGCGGCTGGCAGCGTGCTAACCACCAGACTCAATGCCTTACCCTGCTCGATAGTTTCAAGGGTCTAGAGGCACCTGCTTGCTTCTGCATTGGAAACTCTTGATAGGCACACGTTTCTACTATTTAAGGAGATGAAGTGCTTGATTTGTTCTGTTTGTTCATAGCCtagaaatattttccttcatGGCCCCGCTCAGCAAGTGAAAATAGGAGACTTTGGTCTTGCCTGTGCAGGCATCATCCAGAAGAACACAGCCTGGACCGACAGCAACGAGGAGAGTAAGTGCGACTGATTGCGTCTTAGAGAACCCTTAATGTTTACAAGCAGCAGTCGCTGTCgctgtccccagctcctggggaGTGTCCTCTGTGCGCGTGCACACAGTCGGCCCTGCCGTGTCTAACGTGTGGCTTTCTAAACCTAGGTGTGCCGACACACACCTCCAGAGTGGGCACGTGTCTGTACGCCTCGCCCGAGCAGCTGGAAGGTTCCGAGTATGATGCCAAGGTAGTCTGTTGTTTTTTATCCTTTTGTCCACCCGCCGCCACAGGCAGGAGTTCTAGCTGGTACAGT
It contains:
- the ANKRD61 gene encoding ankyrin repeat domain-containing protein 61 produces the protein MGNLIGRGSRARGAARSPAQKTRPTIPTLHHKLYKAILKEDRAAIRVLLRSHPVNQPITVLATSSIYKLMLAQTELAVPIHLAAGYHKAQSLLCLLEHGADPDIRDDKGRTTLHLILLQWPITSSTWTTSDATMQKTHIDIQRNAVLCLRILCEHGAQVNAQVDKGNKGPETQGPSLSILPHSDSPAKDAGEAYMTPLHIAAKALNAAMVEMLIACGANVNCAVSSTGYTALKLAVCTASSKAGQVLDAGVNCIRLLLTHGAQVNAQDHQGQTSLHEACYGGRQAVIELLLDFEADVNILTNKGESPVYMFLQRPSNMGGAAVLSKLLGRTYPLRLTNHQGVLPAVIRLPQFHRLRQTLTRLSKKPWPLQDICKRNIRNTYGEKRKQQLRQLLPDKLWNSVYGCQDVARLLR